TGTGAGATTTCTTAATTTTAATTTATCAGCACACCACGAATATATTCAAGAAAAATGTATTAGTTACTAATTAATCCACAATTAAATTATAATTTTGCGGGATCTTTGATCTAGAGTTTAACACACATCTTTTGTTACTGTTTTGATATAAACCCATTTTTTTGGGTCCAACACTAAAAGAACAACCTGAGAAAACAAGTATTTTTCTTATCATATATTGTGAAAATGATTCTCTACATTGTTTGATCACAGTTACAGGTATTTTGTAGTTTGAATAAAGTAGTTAGAAATACTAGCAAAAAACAAATGCCAAATCTCCACTAATTAATAACATATTTTTTTGAATTATTATTGAAAAGGTAAATCAAAAGAAACACTAATGATCCGCAGGTAATTTGTCTGGTTTAATTCTCTTATCAAAGAACAAACAGGCAGTAAGATCTCCCCCCACATTTACCATGGTTCTTGTCATATCCAAGATTCTATCTACACCTAAAAGTAGAACTATTCCAATAACAGGCACCACAGTAGCTAAGAGAATAGAAGATAAAATTACGATACCTGCACCAGGCGCAGAGGGTGCACCAATGGATGCCATAAGAGCAGTAACTGCAATTAGAATAATTGTTGTTGTCCCAAGTTCTATATTGAAAAGATGTGCAAGAAAAAACACTGCCACTATTTGGTATAATGCAGTACCATTCATGTTAATTGTAGCACCAAGTGGAATTACAAATTGGGAAACTGCAGATTTGACTTTCATCTTTTCTTCTGCAGTTTTCAAAGAAACAGGCATCACAGCAGCTGAGCTTGAAGTTGAAAATGCTAACAGTAAAGGATCTTTCATCATTTTTAATGTGGATAAAACTGTCTCTTAGCAAA
The DNA window shown above is from Nitrosopumilus sp. and carries:
- a CDS encoding dicarboxylate/amino acid:cation symporter, translating into MKDPLLLAFSTSSSAAVMPVSLKTAEEKMKVKSAVSQFVIPLGATINMNGTALYQIVAVFFLAHLFNIELGTTTIILIAVTALMASIGAPSAPGAGIVILSSILLATVVPVIGIVLLLGVDRILDMTRTMVNVGGDLTACLFFDKRIKPDKLPADH